One window of the Macaca thibetana thibetana isolate TM-01 chromosome 1, ASM2454274v1, whole genome shotgun sequence genome contains the following:
- the ARHGEF16 gene encoding rho guanine nucleotide exchange factor 16 — MSQRHSDSSLEEKLLEYRFHSELRLDTSGNPASGLPMVRGSLRVRDNAVFQPEVPAPPQPRSPGHEEPRPIVLSTESPAALKLGTQQLIPKSLAVASKAKTPARHQSFGAAVLSREAARRDPKLLPAPSFSLDDMDMDKDPGGMLRRNLRNQSYRAAMKGLGKPGGQGDAIPLSPKLQALAEEPSQPHTRNPAKNKKTLGRKRGHKGSFKDDPQLYQEIQERGLNTSQESDDDILDESSSPEGAQKMDTTIVVKSYRPAQITWSQLPEVVELGILDQLSTEERKRQEAMFEILTSEFSYQHSLSVLVEEFLQSKELRATVTQMEHHHLFSNILDVLGASQRFFEDLEQRHKAQVLVEDISDILEEHAEKHFHPYIAYCSNEVYQQRTLQKLTSSNTAFREVLREIERRPACGGLPVLSFLILPMQRVTRLPLLTDTLCLKTQGHSERYKAASRALKAISKLVRQCNEGAHRMERMEQMYTLHTQLDFSKVKSLPLISASRWLLKRGELFLVEETGLFRKIASRPTCYLFLFNDVLVVTKKKSEESYVVQDYAQMNHIQVEKIEPSELPLPGGGNRSSSVPHAFQVTLLRNSEGRQEQLLLSSDSASDRARWIVALTHSERQWQGLSNKGDLPQVEITKAFFAKQADEVTLQQADVVLVLQQEDGWLYGERLRDGETGWFPEDFARFITSRVAVEGNVRRMERLRVETDV; from the exons ATGTCCCAGCGGCACTCAGACAGCTCCTTGGAGGAGAAGCTTCTGGAATACCGCTTCCACTCGGAGCTCCGGCTGGATACCAGTGGGAACCCAGCCTCTGGGCTCCCGATGGTCCGTGGCTCCCTGCGTGTTAGGGACAATGCCGTCTTCCAGCCCGAGGTCCCGGCACCCCCACAGCCTCGGTCCCCAGGGCACGAGGAGCCGCGGCCCATCGTCCTGAGCACAGAGAGCCCGGCGGCCCTCAAGCTGGGCACCCAGCAGCTGATCCCCAAGAGCCTGGCCGTGGCCAGCAAGGCGAAGACCCCAGCCCGCCACCAGAGCTTCGGGGCGGCTGTACTTAGCAGGGAGGCCGCCCGGCGGGACCCTAagctcctcccagcccccagcttcTCCCTGGACGACATGGACATGGACAAGGACCCCGGGGGCATGCTGAGGCGGAACCTGCGGAACCAATCCTACCGGGCAGCCATGAAGGGCCTGGGGAAGCCAGGTGGCCAGGGGGACGCCATCCCACTAAGCCCTAAGCTCCAGGCTCTGGCCGAGGAACCCAGCCAGCCTCACACTCGGAACCCAGCCAAAAACAAG AAGACGCTGGGGCGGAAACGTGGGCACAAGGGCTCCTTCAAGGACG aCCCCCAGCTCTACCAGGAGATCCAGGAGCGGGGCCTGAACACCAGCCAGGAGTCTGATGATGACATCCTTGATGAGTCCTCCAGCCCCGAGGGAGCCCAGAAGATGGACACCACCATTGTGGTCAAGAGCTACCGGCCTGCCCAGATCACCTGGAGCCAGCTCCCGGAG GTGGTGGAATTGGGCATCCTAGACCAGCTCTCCACTGAGGAGCGGAAGAGGCAGGAG GCCATGTTCGAGATCCTCACATCGGAGTTCTCCTACCAGCACAGCCTGAGCGTCCTGGTGGAGGAGTTCCTGCAGTCCAAGGAGCTGCGGGCGACCGTGACGCAGATGGAGCACCACCACCTCTTCTCCAACATCCTGGATGTCCTGGGTGCCAGTCAGAG GTTCTTCGAGGACCTGGAGCAGCGGCACAAGGCCCAGGTACTGGTCGAGGACATCAGTGACATCCTGGAGGAGCACGCCGAGAAGCACTTCCACCCCTACATCGCCTACTGCTCCAACGAGGTCTACCAGCAGCGCACGCTGCAGAAGCTGAC AAGCAGCAACACCGCCTTCCGAGAGGTCCTGAGAGAGATTGAGAGGCGGCCAGCATGCGGGGGCCTGCCCGTGCTCTCCTTCCTGATCCTCCCCATGCAGCGGGTGACCCGGCTGCCCCTCCTGACGGAT ACGCTCTGCCTCAAGACCCAGGGCCACTCCGAGAGGTACAAGGCCGCCAGCCGTGCACTGAAGGCTATCAGCAAG CTGGTGAGGCAGTGCAACGAGGGGGCCCACAGGATGGAGCGCATGGAGCAGATGTACACGTTGCACACGCAGCTGGACTTCAGCAAGGTCAAG TCCCTCCCACTGATCTCCGCCTCCCGGTGGCTGCTGAAGCGTGGGGAGCTGTTCTTAGTGGAAGAAACTGGACTTTTTCGAAAAATCGCCAGCCGGCCAACGTGCTACCTGTTCCTGTTCAACGATGTCCTGGTTGTGACCAAGAAGAAGAG CGAGGAGAGCTACGTGGTCCAGGACTACGCCCAGATGAACCACATCCAGGTGGAGAAGATAGAGCCGTCTGAGCTCCCTCTGCCCGGGGGCGGCAACCGCAGCTCCTCTGTGCCCCATGCCTTCCAAGTGACCCTGCTTCGCAACAGTGAGGGCCGCCAGGAGCAGCTCCTGCTCTCCTCAGACTCTGC GAgtgaccgggcgcggtggatcGTGGCTCTCACACACAGCGAGAGACAGTGGCAGGGCCTCTCCAACAAAGGAG ACCTGCCCCAGGTGGAGATCACCAAGGCCTTCTTTGCGAAGCAGGCAGACGAGGTCACACTGCAGCAGGCGGACGTGGTCCTGGTTCTGCAGCAGGAGGACG GGTGGCTCTACGGCGAGAGGCTCCGGGACGGAGAGACAGGCTGGTTCCCTGAGGACTTTGCCCGCTTCATCACCAGCCGTGTGGCCGTGGAGGGCAATGTCCGCAGGATGGAGCGTCTGCGGGTGGAGACAGACGTGTAG